A window of Desulfuromonas soudanensis genomic DNA:
GCCCTGTTTCTCCTCACCTCCGTCCTGACGGAAGTCATGAGCCATGCCGCGGCAGCAGTTCTCATCGCCCCCATCGCCTACAACACCGCCCTCGAACTGGCGGTGAGCCCCAAACCGTTCTTCATGGCCGTGGCCATCGCCGCCTCCTCCTGCTTCATGACGCCGATCAGCCACCAGTCCAACGCCCTGGTCATGGGCCCCGGAGGGTACCATTTCCTCGACTACACCAAGGCCGGAGCCGCACTCAATTTCAGCATCTGGATTCTCTCCACCGCCCTGATCCCCCTCGTCTTTCCTTTCTGAGAGCCTCCCTGCCCCCTCCCCTGCGGCTCCTTCCCGGGCAGCGCAGGTTCCGAGGAGGGGATCAGTAGAGCTCTTCCTCGTAGTCCGGCACAGCATGGAACCATTGCGGCAGCCGCCGGGCAGCCGCCAGCGCCTCCTCGGCCTGGGAGATGATCCGCTCCCGATCCTTGGGGTAGCTTCCGGAGAGTTCAAGGGCGTTGGAGACGTGATTGGAGCGCAGGATCGTCTTCCGGGGGTGCAGGCGCTGCACGATGGCCAGCGCTTCGGCGATGACCTCGCCGTTGCTCAGGGGCTCGATGGTCTTAAAATAGGCATCATTGTGCCGGCGGAACATCGTCAGCAAAGAGAAATATTCGGGAGAGAGGGCGTTGATCCAGGCAGCGGTGGCGGCGGCATGCTCGGCGCTGCGCCGGCGTCCGGCCAGGCCGAGAATGGCCGTCACCGAAAGTTTGAGCCCCGCCGTCTGGGCCTTGCGGGCCAGCGCCAGCATCTCGGCGGGGTCAAACCCCTTGCGCACCAGGGCCAGGGTCTCGGCATCCCCGCTCTCCAGCCCGAAGTAGAGGATGCGCACCTTTTTTTGCCGCAGCACCTCCAGCTCCTCGACGCTCTTGGTGGTCAGGCTGTTGGGAGAGGCGTAGAGCCCGACCCGATTCAGGTGCGGAAAGGCTGCGGCAAGGGCCTCAAGAATCGTCACCAGCCCGGCCTGGGGATAGACCAGGGCATCGCCGTCGGCGAGGAAGACCCGCTGGATGTGGGGGCGATGGTGAAGGGGAACAAGGTTGATCTCGGCGAGAAGTTCGGCGACCGGGCGGATGCGGAACCGCTTCATCTTGTACATGCCGCAAAAGGCGCAACTGTTCTGCGAACAGCCGATGGTGGCCTGAAAAATCAGCGACCGACCCTCCGAGGGGGGACGAAAGAGCGGTTCCTGGTAGTCGAAATAGCCGTACATGGAATAGGTTCCTTTCGCTCTGGATTCAGCGCCGGTGGCCGCGGCTCTCCATCGCTCGCAGATGGCGGCGGGCCTCGCCGGCCACCTCGGGGCTGTCGGTCACATCGACGGCACCGAGAAAATATTGGTAGGCGCCGGTCTGACCCTGAGGCATGTGCAGCAGAGCTTTTCCGGCCCCGAGGTAGGCGCGGTCGAGAAGGGGGGCGGCGGGTCGCTCGGCAATAAAGCGGCGGTAAACGGCCAGAGCCCGGTCAGGTTCGCCGGTGCGCAAAAGAAAGTCGCCGATGGCCAGGACGTCGGCACCGTCCACCTCCCGCCGCTCCTCGGGGCTCTCGAGAGCGAGAAAGTCCGCCGTCCCCCTGGGGAGGTCGCCGCTGCGGACCCGCCGGGCTATCGATGCCGACGGGGGACCGTCCGCAGTCGGAGTTTTCCCTCCCCCGGCCGGGTTGCCCCCCTTCGTCCGCTTCGCTCCCCGGTCGACCCACCAGGCCAGCGCCAGGCCGGCGAAAAAACCGCCGATATGGGCCCCATGGGCGACTCCGCTCCCCGTCGTGCCGTTGACCAGAAAGGGAATAAGATTGTCCAGAACCAGGTAAATGCCGAGGACCCAGCGGGCCGGCACCAGAAAGATGTTCATGATGAAGGGGAAGAGGAAGATGAAAACCTTGACCTGGTTGCGCGGGAACCAGAGGAAATACAGCCCGAGAATCCCCGAGATCGCCCCCGAGGCGCCCACCAGGGGGATCGGGGAGTCCCAGGCGAAGAGGGCAAAGAAGAGAGTGGCCGCCACCCCGGCGCCGAGATAAGCCAGCAGGTAGCCGAAACGGCCGATCCGGTATTCGACATTGTCGCCGAATATCCAGAGAAAGAGCATGTTTCCCGCCAGGTGCAGCCAGCTGCCGTGGAGAAACATGGCGGTGAAGAGGGTCAGCACCGAGGGCTCGGCGGGACGGAAACCGTAACGGAATACAAAGAGATCGTAGGCGGAGACCTGGTCGAGGATCGACTGCAGGGGGATCGCCCCCCGGGCCCCCAGGGCTCGCAGGTAGTCGACCAGGAGGGGATCGGTGAGATCGGGGCGGGCGACGGTCAGAGGGAGGGTGACGAGGAGGAAAACGGCGACGTTGGCGCCGATGAGCAGGTAGTTGAGATAGGGGGTTCCCCGGGGATTGGGTATATCGCCGACCGGAAGAAACATGGGGGGGTCCTTTTTCGGCAGAGTCTGGAGCGGAAGGGGCCCTAGCCCAGGCATTCTAACACAGGGCGCTTCGCCTCGACACCCCTATTGCTTTTTCCTCGCGAACCGGCTATTCTCCGCCCCCGGAGGACACACTGTTGTGAATCTGCTCTATACCCTCGACCTCATCGGTACCGCCGCCTTCGCCGCCTCGGGGGCCTGGGCCGGTATCCGCCGCAAGATGGACCTCTTTGGCGTTCTCGTGCTGGCGGTGGTCACGGCCACCGGCGGCGGCACCCTGCGCGACATACTCCTCGGCGACTCCCCCCCTTTCTGCTTCAAGGACGAAACCTACCTCTATATTTCCATCGCCGTCGGCCTGGGAATCTTCTTCTTCCATCGCCGGCTCGTCTTCCTCCAGCACCCCCTTCTCTACTTCGACGCCATCGGACTCGGCACCTTCGTGGTCATCGGCACCGGCAAGGCCCTCGATTACCACATGGGCTTTATCGGCGCGGTGATGATGGGGGTGATCACCGCCACGGCCGGAGGGGCGGTGCGCGATGTCCTCTCCAACCAGATCCCCCTGATCCTGCGCAAGGAGGTCTACGCCTCGGCCTGTCTGGCCGGCGGCGCGCTCCTCTTCCTCCTTCACCAGACCTCCGTCGATCCGCGAGCGGCTGCCCTCGTCGCCGCCCTGACCGTAATCGGCCTGCGCCTGCTGGCCATCCGCCACAACTGGGCCCTCCCCCGGGCCCGGAGCTAAAAAAACACCCCGGTCACTCCGCCGCCCCCCTTGACCTTTTCACCGCAGGAATTAGGATTACCCACTAACCCCCCTTTTCCACCCCGGGAGGAATTCCTCAATGCATACCGTCAGACTCTTCGGCACATCCCGAACCTACGCCGTGGGCAAGATCGTCTGCC
This region includes:
- a CDS encoding radical SAM protein translates to MYGYFDYQEPLFRPPSEGRSLIFQATIGCSQNSCAFCGMYKMKRFRIRPVAELLAEINLVPLHHRPHIQRVFLADGDALVYPQAGLVTILEALAAAFPHLNRVGLYASPNSLTTKSVEELEVLRQKKVRILYFGLESGDAETLALVRKGFDPAEMLALARKAQTAGLKLSVTAILGLAGRRRSAEHAAATAAWINALSPEYFSLLTMFRRHNDAYFKTIEPLSNGEVIAEALAIVQRLHPRKTILRSNHVSNALELSGSYPKDRERIISQAEEALAAARRLPQWFHAVPDYEEELY
- a CDS encoding rhomboid family intramembrane serine protease — translated: MFLPVGDIPNPRGTPYLNYLLIGANVAVFLLVTLPLTVARPDLTDPLLVDYLRALGARGAIPLQSILDQVSAYDLFVFRYGFRPAEPSVLTLFTAMFLHGSWLHLAGNMLFLWIFGDNVEYRIGRFGYLLAYLGAGVAATLFFALFAWDSPIPLVGASGAISGILGLYFLWFPRNQVKVFIFLFPFIMNIFLVPARWVLGIYLVLDNLIPFLVNGTTGSGVAHGAHIGGFFAGLALAWWVDRGAKRTKGGNPAGGGKTPTADGPPSASIARRVRSGDLPRGTADFLALESPEERREVDGADVLAIGDFLLRTGEPDRALAVYRRFIAERPAAPLLDRAYLGAGKALLHMPQGQTGAYQYFLGAVDVTDSPEVAGEARRHLRAMESRGHRR
- a CDS encoding trimeric intracellular cation channel family protein encodes the protein MNLLYTLDLIGTAAFAASGAWAGIRRKMDLFGVLVLAVVTATGGGTLRDILLGDSPPFCFKDETYLYISIAVGLGIFFFHRRLVFLQHPLLYFDAIGLGTFVVIGTGKALDYHMGFIGAVMMGVITATAGGAVRDVLSNQIPLILRKEVYASACLAGGALLFLLHQTSVDPRAAALVAALTVIGLRLLAIRHNWALPRARS